A genomic region of Deinococcus sp. KSM4-11 contains the following coding sequences:
- a CDS encoding fumarylacetoacetate hydrolase family protein has product MRTVRIQHAGQPQWGQLDDQTVHLTTGLTGERTGETVPFEQSALLAPAEPTKIVCVGRNYLDHIRELGNDTGDLPTEPGIFLKGPNALAEPGGTVQRPSWTQNFHFEGELALVIGTRARNLTPENALAHVAGYTCGLDLTARDLQKTDLQWFRAKAADRFCPLGPWLETEFDPADVRVTTRVNGVVKQDGRTSHMIFDVPTILTYLTRFVTLEPGDVVLTGTPEGVGPLVSGDTVEVEVEGVGVLSTPIG; this is encoded by the coding sequence ATGCGTACCGTTCGGATTCAGCACGCGGGTCAGCCCCAGTGGGGCCAGCTCGACGACCAGACCGTCCACCTCACCACCGGCCTCACCGGGGAGCGCACGGGCGAGACGGTTCCTTTCGAGCAATCTGCGCTGCTCGCCCCGGCGGAGCCGACCAAGATCGTGTGTGTGGGGCGCAATTACCTCGATCACATCCGCGAACTGGGCAACGACACGGGCGACCTGCCCACCGAGCCCGGCATCTTCCTCAAGGGGCCGAACGCGCTGGCTGAACCGGGCGGCACCGTGCAGCGTCCGTCCTGGACGCAGAACTTCCATTTCGAGGGTGAACTGGCCCTGGTGATCGGCACCCGTGCCCGGAACCTGACCCCGGAGAACGCTCTGGCGCACGTGGCCGGCTACACCTGCGGCCTGGACCTGACCGCCCGCGACCTGCAGAAGACCGACCTGCAGTGGTTCCGCGCGAAGGCCGCCGACCGCTTCTGCCCGCTCGGCCCGTGGCTGGAGACCGAGTTCGACCCGGCCGACGTGCGCGTCACCACGCGCGTGAACGGCGTGGTCAAGCAGGACGGCCGCACGAGCCACATGATCTTCGACGTGCCCACCATCCTGACCTACCTCACGCGCTTCGTGACCCTGGAACCCGGCGACGTCGTCCTCACGGGCACGCCGGAGGGCGTCGGCCCGCTCGTGAGCGGGGATACGGTCGAGGTGGAGGTCGAGGGGGTCGGCGTCCTGAGCACGCCCATCGGCTGA
- a CDS encoding Crp/Fnr family transcriptional regulator has protein sequence MSRLETLKLNPLLHDVPAAALEELARIVTERRLAPGDVLLSQDDQGESLHLLTEGVVRVSRVSLGSRERVMGDVYAPGVIGETAVLSRSRERSATVTALTPVSTLMLYREHFEQLLRRYPMLLWNLGRLLAERVTFLNDELIAFGMNTEAALSHVFMNLYRQRLGAGVSRPEVLPLSTQDIMLRISSSRETVSRVMRKLEEQGMVKVGAHGVTLLDPDGLERIPLEQPDAGE, from the coding sequence ATGTCCCGGCTGGAAACCCTGAAACTCAACCCGCTCCTGCACGATGTTCCGGCCGCTGCCCTGGAAGAACTGGCCCGGATCGTCACCGAGCGGCGGCTCGCCCCGGGCGACGTCCTGCTCTCGCAGGATGACCAGGGAGAATCCCTTCACCTGCTGACCGAGGGCGTCGTGCGGGTCAGCCGCGTGAGCCTTGGTAGCCGCGAGCGCGTCATGGGGGACGTGTACGCGCCCGGCGTGATCGGTGAGACGGCTGTGCTGTCGCGCTCCCGGGAGCGCAGCGCGACCGTCACGGCCCTGACCCCGGTCAGCACGCTGATGCTGTACCGGGAGCACTTCGAGCAGCTGCTGCGGCGCTACCCCATGCTGCTGTGGAACCTCGGTCGCCTGCTTGCCGAACGGGTCACGTTCCTGAACGACGAACTCATCGCCTTCGGGATGAACACCGAGGCGGCCCTGAGTCATGTGTTCATGAACCTGTACCGGCAGCGCCTGGGGGCCGGGGTGTCCCGCCCGGAGGTACTGCCGCTCAGCACGCAGGACATCATGCTGCGCATCTCGTCCAGCCGCGAAACCGTGTCCCGCGTAATGCGCAAACTCGAGGAGCAGGGCATGGTGAAAGTCGGCGCGCACGGCGTCACGCTGCTCGACCCGGATGGCTTGGAGCGCATTCCGTTGGAACAGCCCGACGCGGGCGAGTAG
- the holA gene encoding DNA polymerase III subunit delta, translating into MPLIAFTGPRFLAEETLRTTLSGRGLSVRDLPWLAGEEVTAPALAPHLSPGLFGDGGVIVDLLGAKPDKALMELLAGAPVTVAVLDESPAATRLKVYEARGEVIATPGPARPGDVTGWVVTRAKAMKVPLGKDAAAYLAEVFGLDLAGITGELTKLELLDGPFDRGRVLAVVGREPPGDSFAMLGAATAGRPGEAVMQLRRLMASGEDPFRLLGAVVWQYSLVARCVALMALDGRVNENTAAQRLGVKPFPAKKALEVARRLNEAKIRAHLGRILDADLAMKRGLDPAVTLERLIVQLSL; encoded by the coding sequence GTGCCCCTGATCGCCTTTACCGGGCCGCGCTTTCTGGCCGAGGAGACCCTGCGCACCACCCTGTCCGGGCGCGGCCTGAGTGTGCGCGATCTGCCATGGCTGGCCGGCGAGGAGGTCACAGCGCCGGCGCTGGCCCCGCACCTGTCGCCGGGGCTGTTCGGTGATGGCGGCGTGATCGTGGATCTGCTGGGAGCCAAACCCGACAAGGCGCTCATGGAACTGCTGGCCGGCGCTCCTGTGACGGTGGCGGTGCTGGATGAGTCGCCCGCGGCCACCCGCCTCAAGGTGTACGAGGCGCGCGGCGAGGTGATCGCCACGCCTGGCCCTGCACGGCCCGGCGACGTGACCGGCTGGGTGGTGACCCGCGCGAAGGCCATGAAGGTGCCGCTGGGCAAGGATGCCGCCGCCTATCTGGCCGAGGTGTTCGGCCTCGATCTGGCCGGCATTACCGGAGAGCTGACGAAACTGGAACTGCTGGACGGCCCCTTCGACCGTGGGCGCGTGTTGGCCGTGGTGGGCCGCGAGCCACCCGGTGACAGTTTCGCGATGCTGGGCGCGGCCACGGCAGGCCGTCCCGGTGAGGCCGTGATGCAGCTCCGCCGCCTGATGGCGTCCGGCGAGGATCCGTTCCGGCTGCTGGGCGCCGTGGTGTGGCAGTACTCGCTGGTGGCGCGCTGCGTGGCCCTGATGGCGCTGGACGGCCGCGTGAATGAGAATACGGCGGCGCAGCGCCTGGGCGTGAAGCCCTTTCCGGCCAAGAAGGCGCTGGAGGTGGCGCGGCGGTTGAACGAGGCCAAGATCCGTGCCCACCTGGGCCGGATTCTCGATGCCGACCTGGCCATGAAACGCGGGCTGGATCCGGCCGTGACGCTGGAACGGCTAATCGTGCAGCTCAGTCTGTAA
- a CDS encoding serine/threonine-protein kinase, producing the protein MQELRDIPALGALEPLSEHAGVLCAAAVWRDQTVFVKTLTIDYPDAAQRFQHEGRVAASLNHPLIVSPLVFTDRQLVFPFVPGGTLRDRLERGALPPEQATEVVLGILHAVAYLHERGVTHQDVKPENILLQGGEPGFWNVRLIDFGMSHSRALPLDIHSGTRMGTPHFMAPEQFRGVRGDPRSDLYSVGVLLFDCLAGHPPFEDALGWLAGLHDRLAPLPGPAELHPILHRTLLRNPTERPDSAVALRDELCEARRVLGYPPVGPSGPHLPPCP; encoded by the coding sequence GTGCAGGAATTAAGAGACATCCCGGCGCTGGGCGCCCTGGAGCCGCTCAGCGAGCACGCGGGCGTTCTCTGTGCCGCGGCCGTATGGCGGGATCAAACCGTGTTCGTCAAGACGCTGACCATCGACTATCCGGATGCCGCGCAGCGGTTCCAGCATGAGGGGCGCGTGGCTGCCTCGCTGAACCACCCGTTGATCGTGTCGCCGCTGGTCTTCACGGATCGGCAGTTGGTCTTTCCGTTCGTGCCGGGCGGCACCCTTCGTGACCGGCTGGAGCGCGGCGCCCTGCCGCCCGAACAGGCGACCGAGGTCGTGCTGGGGATCCTGCATGCGGTCGCGTACCTGCACGAGCGGGGCGTCACCCACCAGGACGTGAAACCGGAGAACATCTTGTTGCAGGGTGGAGAGCCGGGGTTCTGGAACGTCCGGCTGATCGATTTCGGCATGAGCCACTCGCGGGCGCTGCCCCTGGATATCCACAGCGGCACGCGCATGGGCACGCCGCACTTCATGGCACCCGAACAGTTCCGTGGCGTGCGCGGCGATCCGCGCAGCGACCTGTACTCGGTGGGCGTTCTCCTGTTCGACTGCTTGGCGGGTCACCCGCCCTTCGAGGATGCCCTGGGCTGGCTGGCCGGTCTGCACGACCGTCTGGCCCCGCTGCCGGGGCCGGCGGAACTGCACCCGATCCTGCACCGCACCCTGCTCCGCAACCCGACCGAGCGGCCGGACAGCGCCGTGGCCCTGCGTGACGAACTGTGTGAGGCCCGGCGTGTTCTGGGGTATCCACCGGTCGGGCCGTCGGGCCCCCACCTGCCCCCGTGCCCCTGA
- a CDS encoding acyl-CoA dehydrogenase family protein codes for MEFSLTDEQRQLQQLARDFTRREIIPIASEYDQKEEMPWQVVEKAFEVGLLNVGIPDHAGGLGLGMLDECLIGEELAYGCMGIFTILMASELGITPLLVGATEEQQKRFLTPLTEKPGLAAFALSEPNNGSDAAAMHTTAVLDGDEWVINGTKMWISNGGAAELTVVFATTDRQGGHRASVALVVPKDAPGFSANKIKHKMGQRASLTSELVFENVRVPRDNQLGGLGDGFKIAMKTLDKTRIPVAAGSVGIARRALDESVKYARAREAFGKPIADFQAIQFKLAEMAMGIETGRLIYQKAAWLVDQGQPHGFESAIAKAYCSEMAFNAANEAIQVHGGYGYVGEYPVEKLLRDSKLNTIYEGTNEIQRVVISRALLR; via the coding sequence ATGGAGTTCAGCCTGACCGACGAGCAACGCCAGCTTCAGCAACTGGCCCGCGATTTCACCCGCAGGGAGATCATCCCGATCGCCAGCGAGTACGACCAGAAAGAAGAGATGCCCTGGCAGGTGGTCGAGAAGGCCTTCGAGGTCGGCCTGCTGAACGTGGGCATTCCGGATCACGCGGGCGGCCTGGGGCTGGGCATGCTCGACGAGTGCCTGATCGGCGAGGAGCTCGCGTACGGTTGCATGGGTATCTTCACCATCCTGATGGCCTCGGAGCTGGGCATCACGCCGCTGCTGGTCGGCGCGACCGAGGAGCAGCAGAAGCGTTTCCTGACGCCGCTGACCGAGAAGCCCGGCCTTGCGGCCTTCGCGTTGAGCGAACCGAACAATGGTTCGGACGCCGCCGCCATGCACACCACGGCCGTGCTGGACGGCGACGAGTGGGTCATCAACGGCACCAAGATGTGGATCAGCAACGGCGGCGCGGCTGAGCTGACGGTCGTGTTCGCCACCACGGATCGTCAGGGCGGCCACCGGGCCTCGGTGGCGCTGGTGGTGCCAAAGGACGCGCCGGGCTTCAGTGCGAACAAGATCAAGCACAAGATGGGGCAGCGCGCCAGCTTGACCAGCGAACTGGTGTTCGAGAACGTGCGCGTTCCCAGGGACAACCAGCTGGGCGGCCTGGGCGACGGCTTCAAGATCGCCATGAAGACGCTCGACAAGACCCGCATTCCCGTGGCTGCCGGATCGGTCGGGATCGCCCGGCGTGCGCTGGACGAGAGCGTGAAGTATGCGCGGGCACGCGAGGCCTTCGGGAAACCCATCGCGGACTTCCAGGCCATCCAGTTCAAACTGGCCGAGATGGCCATGGGGATCGAAACCGGCCGCCTGATTTACCAGAAGGCCGCGTGGCTGGTGGATCAGGGCCAGCCGCACGGCTTCGAGAGCGCGATCGCCAAGGCCTACTGTTCGGAGATGGCTTTCAACGCCGCGAATGAGGCCATCCAGGTGCACGGCGGGTACGGGTACGTCGGCGAGTACCCGGTCGAGAAACTCCTGCGCGACAGCAAGCTGAACACCATCTACGAGGGTACCAACGAGATTCAGCGCGTGGTCATCAGCCGCGCCCTGCTGAGGTAG
- a CDS encoding protein kinase, whose protein sequence is MTPLLLSALFIVGLLLSIRASERILTVVATVATLALLILLAAMSVHLPVGGGKGQFTLAGLQRLQGFLAVAAVIVASAPFLLGRASESQPVRRSRPAPRPVRVQRTATPVPPSRRTSVNQTMSELRFQEYEVLDRIGIGGMGSVYRAKRRQDGRIVALKVPQEKYLADAKFVKRFYREAEVLKRFSHPNIVRVYDYRMQTPEHYIAMEFLDGDSLEGELEKRTLTFSESVQVIRALADALRHIHMQNVVHRDIKPANVMVLKNAFVDGQLREGGVKLMDFGIAVGKVLTRLTMTGARVGTPIYMAPEQAKGNRVDARSDMYSLGLLAYEMVTGQTAFRGSYEAVVHQQVFESPKPPKQVRLEVPGKLNDLILHMIEKDPAQRPTLDDVIARIDAGVMTDEVFSDPVALALSVGEKRGTLRLLDVRGKLRQSLKDQGSGGGSLPTAPNAVAGDDDGNVYITMAEYRQGKAGGMVRKLNPEGRELLSFGAYGLTDGELLQPVDLAVTQNQVYVLDAEAHHVVVYDQLGRFVRRFGGRGQGMGRFERPRSIVASPDGNVYVLDIGNNEVQRFSAQGDYVSRYAFRLDRTSEALRQLDGLGIDQFGAVYIVDGVARKLRKIEADGTPGATFALETLVGEPADAPWLIEVAPEGQIFAVRQGGQVLRTFSNVGDLITQTDMYAPVLAMSILTREPALHRVPA, encoded by the coding sequence ATGACTCCGCTGCTGCTGTCGGCGCTGTTCATCGTGGGCCTGCTGCTGTCGATCCGCGCCTCGGAGCGCATCCTGACGGTGGTGGCCACGGTGGCCACGCTGGCCCTGCTGATCCTGCTGGCCGCCATGTCCGTCCACCTGCCCGTCGGTGGCGGCAAGGGACAGTTCACGTTGGCTGGCCTGCAACGCCTCCAGGGGTTCCTGGCGGTCGCGGCGGTCATCGTGGCCAGCGCGCCCTTCCTGCTGGGCCGCGCCTCCGAGTCCCAGCCGGTGCGCCGTTCGAGGCCCGCCCCCAGGCCCGTCCGCGTGCAGAGGACGGCCACTCCTGTGCCCCCGTCCCGCCGGACGAGCGTCAACCAGACGATGTCCGAACTGCGCTTCCAGGAATACGAGGTGCTCGACCGTATCGGGATCGGCGGGATGGGCAGCGTGTACCGTGCCAAGCGCCGCCAGGACGGCCGCATCGTGGCCCTCAAGGTGCCGCAGGAGAAGTACCTGGCCGACGCCAAGTTCGTGAAGCGCTTCTACCGTGAGGCCGAGGTGCTCAAGCGCTTCAGCCACCCGAACATCGTGCGCGTGTACGACTACCGTATGCAGACGCCCGAGCACTACATCGCCATGGAATTCCTCGACGGCGACAGCCTGGAAGGCGAACTGGAAAAGCGTACCCTGACCTTCAGCGAGAGCGTACAGGTCATCCGGGCACTGGCCGACGCGCTGCGGCACATCCACATGCAGAACGTCGTGCACCGCGACATCAAGCCCGCCAACGTCATGGTGCTCAAGAACGCGTTCGTCGATGGTCAGTTGCGCGAGGGCGGCGTGAAGCTCATGGACTTCGGCATCGCGGTCGGCAAGGTGCTCACCCGCCTGACCATGACCGGGGCCCGCGTGGGCACGCCGATCTACATGGCGCCGGAACAGGCCAAGGGCAACCGCGTGGACGCCCGCAGCGACATGTACTCGCTGGGCCTGCTCGCCTACGAGATGGTGACCGGCCAGACCGCCTTCCGGGGTTCCTACGAGGCCGTCGTGCACCAGCAGGTGTTCGAGTCGCCCAAACCGCCCAAGCAGGTGCGGCTGGAGGTGCCGGGCAAGCTCAACGACCTGATCCTGCACATGATCGAGAAAGATCCTGCCCAGCGCCCCACCCTGGACGACGTGATCGCCCGCATCGACGCTGGCGTCATGACCGACGAGGTCTTCAGCGATCCGGTCGCGCTGGCCCTCTCGGTGGGCGAGAAGCGCGGCACCCTGCGCCTGCTGGACGTGCGCGGCAAACTTCGCCAGAGTCTCAAGGATCAGGGCAGTGGCGGCGGGAGCCTGCCCACGGCTCCCAACGCCGTGGCGGGCGATGACGACGGGAACGTCTACATCACCATGGCCGAATACCGACAGGGAAAGGCGGGCGGCATGGTTCGCAAACTGAACCCCGAGGGCCGCGAGCTCCTCAGCTTCGGCGCGTACGGCCTTACGGACGGGGAACTGCTGCAACCGGTAGACCTGGCCGTCACGCAGAATCAGGTGTACGTGCTTGATGCCGAGGCGCACCACGTGGTCGTGTACGACCAGCTCGGGCGCTTCGTGCGGCGCTTCGGCGGGCGCGGTCAGGGCATGGGCCGCTTCGAGCGACCCCGGTCCATCGTCGCCTCGCCGGACGGCAACGTGTACGTGCTGGACATCGGGAACAACGAGGTGCAGCGCTTCAGCGCCCAGGGCGACTATGTCAGCCGCTACGCCTTCCGCCTCGACCGCACCAGCGAGGCGTTGCGCCAGCTCGACGGCCTGGGCATCGACCAGTTCGGCGCGGTGTACATCGTGGATGGCGTGGCGCGCAAACTCCGCAAGATCGAGGCCGACGGCACCCCCGGCGCGACCTTCGCCCTGGAAACGCTGGTGGGTGAACCCGCCGACGCACCGTGGCTGATCGAGGTGGCGCCCGAAGGCCAGATCTTCGCTGTGCGGCAGGGCGGACAGGTGCTGCGAACCTTCAGCAATGTCGGTGACCTGATCACCCAGACGGACATGTACGCCCCGGTGCTGGCCATGTCCATCCTGACGCGCGAACCCGCCCTGCACCGCGTTCCGGCGTAA